A stretch of DNA from Arthrobacter globiformis:
GAGTGACTAACTGAGAGCTGGGTAGCGTTATCAGTGGCAACCTCCGCAATTGCCCCCCAGCTGCGGAGGTTGCTTATTTTTTGGCCCCAGTGGGACGGAGGCATAACGCTAAGATCCAGGGCCCATGGACGACGAGGTTTTCGCCGTCAAGGAAGTGGCGGAAATGTTCAAGCTGTCGCCGAGCACCATCTATGCTCGCGTCTCAGGGTGGTCGCATCTCAGGATCACCCCGACCGACATCCGGTTCAGCAGGGCAGACATTGGAGAGTTCAAGGCAATGTCGCGCAAGACGCCGTCAGTGCCTGTGACGCAGGCAAGGAGTGCCCGGATAGGGACGGAGAGGCAGAAGGCCAGAAACCCTCAGGAACGGCCTCAAAGAGCCACCAGCGCCCCGCTAAGGAGTGGTGGCCCGCCCCGATTGGGGGCAGAGCGGGCCACCTACCGAAGCCACAGAAGGCGTGTAGTGGCGCCCGGCTCAAAGGACTATACGCACCTCATATCAAGGAAACCTCAAGTTTTCCGCAGCAAGAAGCCCCGGACCAGTTCACACTGGAGGGGGCTTCTCAGTTCTCAGCGGAGGCTTAGGCCTTCCGGCCGGCAAAGGCTTCCCCCATGCATCGGATCATCAGGGACACCCCGGTCTTCGGACCGGGGTGTTTTTCTTTGCCCATCAGTAATTGCAAAGCATGCTTACTATTAGGCGCAGACTGTGCCTATGATCGGACTGGGCGCCGGCGATGCGCACAGGCCGGCCAACCTGGACCAACAGTCGAGGAAGGAACACCCACATGCAGCACAGCCAGCCGGGCGACAGCCCCGCCAATCCGGAGACGCCCCGGCCCTCGAGCCCCGCGGCAGGTCAGCCAGGCTCCGCAGTGCCCCCTGAAGCGGCACCGGCAGGAGCGGCCGCAGGTACCGGCGCGGCGGGCCGCCATCCCGGCACCGCCGCCATCCCGGGTTACAACGGAACCACGCCGCCGCAGCCCGGCGCGGCCGAGCCCGATCGGCGCGTGACCCGTGCCGGGATGATCTGGGCGGCAGTGGCCTCGGCGCTGGTGGTCCTGGTGCTGCTGATCGCCTTCATCCTGCAGAACCAGGAACTCGTCCAGGTGAAGTTCTTCGGCCTGGAGGGAGCAGTGTCGCTAGGGATGTCCCTCTTCATCGCCGCAGTGGGCGGAGGTGTGCTCGTCGCGATGGCCGGCGCAGCCCGGATCATCCAGTTGCGCGCTGCAGCGCACCGGCGCAGGGTGCAGGCCGGCCGACAGCGGTAGAGCGGCAAGCCCCAGACCACGCAGTCAGTCCGCCAGGTACTCCTTGAGGTTGCCAAGCACCATGCCCCAAAGTTTTTCCGACTCCGCGGCCTCGCCATCACTCTTGTTGTTGCCCTGGGTGATGCTGACCCGCGTGCCCTCCGCCACGGGCTCCAGGCTGTACTCCACGGTGTGATAGTTGTCCGGCTCGTCGGGCAGACCCGACAAGGGGCTGTAGTGGGTGATGCGCAGAAGTTCATTGGGGCGGACTTCCAGCACGGTCCCCTTGTCCCGGTAGGACTTGCCCTGCCACTCCCCCTGGAACGTCACAGGTTCACCTTCCCGCCAGCTGGATGTGACATGCGTGCCGAGAAAGTATTCCTTGACGTCGGCCGGCTCCGTCAGTGCCTGCCAAACCCGCTCCGGCTGTGCGGCGACAACAATGTTCGCCTCGGCGTCCCTGAATTGTTTGTCCATGCTTTCCCCTCCTGGCGCCACCCTACCCGCGGACAGACACCGAAGTAAGGGCACCAGCAGTAAGGGCACAGTGGCCGAGGGCCAGACAGGGCGAGGTCCGGTCCCGTGTCGGGGACCGGACCTCTGCTTCTGCCAGGTTCTTGCCGGGGTTTAGGCGAAGGGCTGCACCAGTTCGGCGTACCGGTCCTTCATCCTGGCCAGGACCGCGTCGCCGTCGGCGTCCCAGATCTCCTGGTTGAAGATTTCCACTTCGATGTCGCCGGTGTAGCCGGCGTCCCGGACCCAGGTGCTGATCGTGGCGAAGTCAATCACGCCGTCGCCCATCATGCCGCGGGAAAGCAACGCGTCCGCCGCGATCGGAAGGTTGAAGTCGCACACCTGGTAGGAGGCGATCCGGTTCTCCCTGCCGGCGCGCTCGATCTGGGCTTTCAGTTCCGGGTCCCACCAGACGTGGAAGGTGTCGACGGCGACCCCCACAGCCCGGGCGTCGTACGGCGCCGCCAGGTCCAGCGCCTGCCCCAGCGTGGAGATGAGCGCGCGGTCGGCGGCGTACATGGGGTGCAGGGGTTCCAGCACCAGCCGGACGCCGTGCTCAACGGCGAACGGGACGAGGTCCCCGAGCCGGTCGGCCACGCGCTGGCGGGCAGCCACGACGTCCTTCTCCCCCGCCGCCAGACCCCCGACCACGAGGAACAGTTCCTGTGTGTCGAGCGCAACGGCCTCGAGGATCGCGGCCCTGTTGTCGGCGAGCGCTGCCGCCTGCCCGTCGGCGTCCGGAGCCGTGAGGAACCCGCCGCGGCACAGCGAGGAAACCCGCAGCCCGGCGTCCCTGATCAGCTTCGCCGCCTTGTCCAGCCCGGCGTCGGCCACGACGTCCCGCCAGGGCCCGATGGCGGGAATGCCTGCACGGGCACAGCCGTCAACGGCCTCGGCGAGCGTCCACTTCTTGGTGGTGGCGCTGTTGAGGGACAGCCGTGAAAAAGGGGACGGTTCTGAATTGAAGGTCATACTCCCACTCCGTTGATGCGAAGGAAATCGGACATCCGGAACGCTGCGAGGGCGGGGTCCTTCAGCAGCCCGGCTTCGTCGGCCAGTTCGAAGGTCTTCGCCAGGTGCACCACGGAACGGCCCGAGTGCAGCCCGCCCACCATCTGGAATCCCGGCTGCTTGCCGTTGAGCCAGGACAGGAAGGCGATCCCGGTCTTGTAGTAGAACGTGGGGGCGCTGAAGATGTGCTTGCCAAGTTCCCGGGTGGAGTCCAGGATGGCACGCGCTTTGGCGGCATCTCCGGCGTCGTAGCTCTGCAGCGCCGCGGACGCGGCCGGATAGATTGCCGCGAAGATCCCCAGCAGGGCGTCTGAGTGGAGGGTGCCGTCGCCGTCGATCAGTTCCGGGTAGTTGAAGTCGTCGCCGGTGTAGAGGCGGACACCCTCGGGAAGGGCTGCCCGCAGCGCCACCTCATGCGATGCGTCCAGCAGGGAGACCTTGACGCCGTCCACCTTGTCCGCATTCTCGCGGATGAGCGAAAGGAAGGTCTCCGTGGCCACGGAGACGTCGTCCGAGCCCCAGTAGCCGGCCAGTGCGGGGTCGAACATGGTGCCGAGCCAGTGCAGGATGACGGGCTGGTCGGCCTCCCGCAGCAGCGTGGAGTAGACCTTCAGGTAGTCCTCGGGACCGCACGCCACCCGGGCCAGTGCCCGGGAGGCCATGAGGATCACCTTGGGCCCGGCCTCGCTGACGACGGCGACCTGCTCGCGGTAGGCGGCGAGGACAGCCTGCAGGCCGGCTTCGCCGGACGGCAGTGTGGCGAGATCCAGCTGGTCGGTGCCGGCACCGCAGGCCACGAGGTCCCGGACAGTCATGCCGGCCGTGGCGGTCCCGCCGGCGGAAACCACGGAGGCCGCCTCCGCCCCGGTGCGCTTGATCAGCTGCTGGGTGGCGGGCCAGTCCAGGCCCATGCCGCGCTGGGCGGTGTCCATCGCGTCGGCGACCCCCAGCCCGTAGGACCAGAGCTCGTGCCGGTAGGCCAGGGTGGCCTCCCAGTCGAGACGTGCCGGGGCGCCGGGGGTGTTGTCGGCGGTGACCTCGGGGATGACGTGGGCGGCCGCGTACGCCCGGCGTGATGTCAGCGGTGCCGTCGGTTTGGCCCAGGTGGTGGCGGAGCGGAGGCGGTACTCCCGGGTTCCGCCGTCGGACGTGGGAAGGATCAGTGACGTCATCAGAGCGTGATCTCCGGGATGTCGATGGTGCGGCGTTCGTCGCTGGACTGCAGGCCGAGTTCGGCTAGCTGCACGCCGCGGGCGGCGGAGAGCAGCCCGAAGCGGTGCTCGCGGCCGGCGACGACGTCGCGCAGGAACTCTTCCCACTGCAGCTTGAAGCCGTTGTCCAGCTCAGCGTTCGCCGGGACTTCCTGCCACTGGCTGCGGAAGGATTCGGTGACCGGAAGGTCCGGGTTCCAGACAGGCTTGGGCG
This window harbors:
- a CDS encoding LapA family protein, producing MQHSQPGDSPANPETPRPSSPAAGQPGSAVPPEAAPAGAAAGTGAAGRHPGTAAIPGYNGTTPPQPGAAEPDRRVTRAGMIWAAVASALVVLVLLIAFILQNQELVQVKFFGLEGAVSLGMSLFIAAVGGGVLVAMAGAARIIQLRAAAHRRRVQAGRQR
- a CDS encoding dihydrodipicolinate synthase family protein gives rise to the protein MTSLILPTSDGGTREYRLRSATTWAKPTAPLTSRRAYAAAHVIPEVTADNTPGAPARLDWEATLAYRHELWSYGLGVADAMDTAQRGMGLDWPATQQLIKRTGAEAASVVSAGGTATAGMTVRDLVACGAGTDQLDLATLPSGEAGLQAVLAAYREQVAVVSEAGPKVILMASRALARVACGPEDYLKVYSTLLREADQPVILHWLGTMFDPALAGYWGSDDVSVATETFLSLIRENADKVDGVKVSLLDASHEVALRAALPEGVRLYTGDDFNYPELIDGDGTLHSDALLGIFAAIYPAASAALQSYDAGDAAKARAILDSTRELGKHIFSAPTFYYKTGIAFLSWLNGKQPGFQMVGGLHSGRSVVHLAKTFELADEAGLLKDPALAAFRMSDFLRINGVGV
- a CDS encoding SRPBCC family protein; translated protein: MDKQFRDAEANIVVAAQPERVWQALTEPADVKEYFLGTHVTSSWREGEPVTFQGEWQGKSYRDKGTVLEVRPNELLRITHYSPLSGLPDEPDNYHTVEYSLEPVAEGTRVSITQGNNKSDGEAAESEKLWGMVLGNLKEYLAD
- a CDS encoding sugar phosphate isomerase/epimerase family protein — encoded protein: MTFNSEPSPFSRLSLNSATTKKWTLAEAVDGCARAGIPAIGPWRDVVADAGLDKAAKLIRDAGLRVSSLCRGGFLTAPDADGQAAALADNRAAILEAVALDTQELFLVVGGLAAGEKDVVAARQRVADRLGDLVPFAVEHGVRLVLEPLHPMYAADRALISTLGQALDLAAPYDARAVGVAVDTFHVWWDPELKAQIERAGRENRIASYQVCDFNLPIAADALLSRGMMGDGVIDFATISTWVRDAGYTGDIEVEIFNQEIWDADGDAVLARMKDRYAELVQPFA